The DNA sequence CGCCTTCATCTTCTGGGCGTAGACGTCGACGTATTCGCGGCCGGACAGCTCCATCAACTCGTACATGATCTCGTCGGTGATGGCCCGCTCGACGAACCGGTCACCGATCAGGTCGCGGTAGCGGCTGAAGTCCAGCGGCGCACCGAACCGGATCCGGACCCGTTTGATCTTCGGGATCAGTTTGCCCGGCGGCTGGATCTCGTCGGCGTTGAGCATGACCACCGGGATGACCGGGGCACCGCTCTCCAGTGCCAGCCGGGCGACCCCGGTCTTGCCCCGGTAGAGCCGGCCGTCGGGGGACCGGGTGCCCTCCGGGTAGATGCCGGCCAGGTTGCCGGCCCGCAGGACCCGCAACTGGGTGTCCAGGGCGGCCTGGGCGGCCCGGCCGCCGGAGCGGTCGACCGGGATGGTGCCGGTGCCGACGAAGAACATCTTGATCAGCCAGCCCTTGAGGCCCTTGCCGGTGAAGTACTCGGCCTTGGCGACGAAGGTCACCTTCCGGGACACCATGAGCGGCATGAAGATCGAGTCGGAGAACGAGAGGTGGTTGCTGGCGATGATGGCCGCGCCGTGCTCGGGTACGTGCTCCCGGCCCTCCACCACGGGCCGGAAGATCAACCGCAGCCACGGCCCGAGGATGACGTACTTAAGCAGCCAGTACAGCACCGGTGTCCTTCCGCCAAGAGTCGCCCGACCCTGAGTCGGGCGCCACAGGTCCCGCGCGCGGAACTTAGGCATGAGCCTACGAAGCCCGGGCGGCGCGCCACAACGCACTCCCGCAACCGGTGGCCGCCGTGTCACGATTCAATGCACGGCACGCGCCCTCACGAGGGGGTCTGCCGCATCGGTCCTGGCGCGGGGCGCGTCGGTGAGGAGAGTGTTCGGTGTCAGCGGGTGGTGCTCGCCGGGGACGGCGGGACAACGGGTTCGACGCGGCCGAGTACGCCGTCGCCGGCGACGTGGATCCCCGGGTCGGTGAGCACCTGCTGGACGTGCTGGCCGCCGGCGGAATCGCGGCCTACCTGCAACCGTCGGCCGACCTGAATCCGGTGACCCGCACGACCACCGTGCCGGCGCGTCCGGTCGACCGGCTGTACGTCGACCGGGCGCACTTGGAGACTGCCCGCGGCTACCTCGCCGACCTCGCCGAGGAGGAGCAGCCGGCCGGCACCGGCGCGTCGGCCGCCGGCGACGGTCCGCCGCCCGGCATCTCCCCCATCGGCCCGGCCCCGACCGGACCCGGCGCCGGTGGACCGTCCGGGGAGGCGTCGGGCGGGCGGGCCGACCCCGACGTCGACGCCGAATGGGCCCGGATCGTGGCCGGCTTCCACACCGAGGTCGACGACACCGCCCGCTCGTGGCCGGCCGCCGAGGACGTCGATCCGGACCGGCCGCCGACCGGACGCCCCTGGCTGGTCAAGGGCCTGAACGGCAGCCCGGTCGGGACCGGCCCGGCCGACACCGACGAGCCTCCGGAGGCGCCGAAGCGGCCCGGGGGCGGGGTACGGCGGCTGCCGTCGGCGGCCGACTTCTCCGGCGTCTCGGTCGGCGGGCGGGACAACGACCCGTCGCTGCTCGACGGGCTGGACACGTTCGGCGCCGACCTGCCCGAAGACGACGAGGGCTACGAGCCGCCGCCGCCCCCGCCGCTGCCCCGGGTCTCGAAGTACGCCGTGGTGGCGGTGCTGGCCATGCTCGGCGGGTTCGCGCTCTTCCTCTTCCCGAGCCTGCTTCCGATCGACCGCACCGTCGTCACGATGATCGGCTTCCTGGGCATCCTCGGCGGTTTCGTCACCCTCATCGCCCGGTTGCGGTCCGGCGACGACGAAGAAGAAGATCGCGACGACGGCGCGATCGTCTGACCCAATCCGCCCAGATAGTGAAACACATCGACCTTTAAGGTCGGTACGTAACCCTCGCGTAACTTCTCGTCAGTAGTAATACTCTGATACGTCAATCTGCCACTCCACTACCCGAGGGCTTGCGCGCGATCCGGTCCTGCGCTCGATCCGTCCTGCGCGCGATCCGGTCCTGACGGTGGCGCCTCGCGAAACGAGGTGCCGGGATGCGACAGAGTTCCCTCGTGGTGGTGGCCAACCGGCTACCGGTCGACGACACCGTGGCACCCGACGGCGCCTTCGAGTGGCGCCGCAGCCCCGGCGGTCTGGTCAGCGCGCTCCATCCGATCCTGCACGACAAGCCGGCCACCTGGGTCGGCTGGGCCGGCGGCACCGGAGACGCGCCCACCCTGCCCGACGTCGACGGCGTACGCCTGCACACCGTGCCGCTGTCCGCCGACGACGTACGCGAGCACTACGAGGGCTTCGCCAACGCCACCCTGTGGCCGCTCTACCACGACGCCGTCGAGCAGCCCGTCTACCACCGCCGCTGGTGGGAGGCGTACCAGCGGGTCAACCGGCGGTTCGCCGAGGCCGCCGCACGGGCCGCCGAACCCGACGCCGTCGTCTGGGTGCAGGACTACCACCTGCAGCTCGTACCGGGGATGCTCCGCGCGCTGCGCCCCGACCTGCGGATCGGGTTCTTCCTGCACGTGCCGTTCCCGCCACCGGAACTGTTCATGCAACTCCCCCGCCGCGCCGAACTGCTGCTCGGCATCCTCGGCGCCGACCTGGTCGGTTTCCAGCGGTCCCAGGCGGCCCACAACTTCGCCCAGCTCGCCAACCGGGTCCTCAAGCTGCCGGCCACCGACCGGCGGATCGCCGTCGACAACCGGGTGGTCCGCATCGGCGCCTTCCCCGTCTCGATCGACACCGCCGAGATGGAGGCCCTCGCCCGCCGGCCCGAGGTCGGGCAGCGGGCCCAGCGGCTGCGCCGTGACCTCGGCGACCCGCAGAAGGTCATCCTCAGCGTCGACCGGATGGACTACACCAAAGGCATCGAGCAGCGCCTCAAGGCCTACAGCGAACTGATCGCCGACGGCCACATCAAGGTCCGCGACACGGTCATGGTCCAGGTCGCCGTACCGAGCCGGGAACGCGTCGAGCAGTACCAGATCCTGCGTGACCGGGTCGAACGCGAGGTCGGCCGGATCAACGGCGAGTTCGGCCGGGTCGGCGAACCCGCCGTGCACTACCTCAACCAGCCGTTCGACCGGGTCGAACTCGCCGCGCTCTACCAGGTGGCCGACATCATGGCCGTCACCCCGCTGCGCGACGGGATGAACCTGGTCGCCAAGGAATACGTCGCCGCCCGGGTCGACGACGCGGGCGCGCTGGTGCTCAGCGAGTTCGCCGGCGCCGCCGCCGAGTTCCAACAGGCCTACCTGGTCAACCCGCACGACCTCGACGGGCTCAAGCTCACCCTGATGCACGCACTGGAGGCCAGCCCCGAAGACGTGTCGAGCCGGATGCGGGCGATGCGCGAACACCTGCGGACCCACGACATCCAGGCGTGGGCGACCTCGTACCTCAACGCCCTCGTCCCCGGTCGGTCGCCGGCGGCCTGACCGGCCGCCGATCCCACGGTCCTAGGCCCGGGTGTCCTTTTCGAGCCAGTCGAGGATCGCGTCGATCGGCTCCGGCCACCCGGCGTCGAGCATCAGGTCGTGCCCCATTCCGGGAAACAGCAGCGGGGCCGCGTTGTAGCCGGCCGCCGCCCGGTTGAGCGCCGGCAGCGGCACCACCCGGTCGTCCGGGCTGCCCAGCACCAGCACCGGCGGATCACCGACCGCCGGCTCCGCAGGCCGCCCCAGCAGCACCTGCCACTGGGCGCGGGCGGCCGCCCGCCCCAGCCGGCCGGCGTACGCGCGGGCCGCCGCGTCCGGCAGCCGTCGGCTGAAGAGCTGACGGCGGCTGAGCCGCAGCCGGCCGCCGAACGCCGCCGGCAGCGTACCGACCGGGTTGCGGCGCAGCGCCGTGCCCGCGGTGCCCCACCCGCCCAGCACCGGCGCGACGAGCACACCCGCGTGCGCCGGGTAACGCGCCAGCGCGTGGGTCACCACCAGGGCCCCGACACCGTGCCCGACCAGCACCGCGCGCCGCGGCAGGCTGGCCGCCACCTGGACCACGTCGTGCGTGTACGCCCGCAGCGACGCCTTCGGCGCCGCACCGCTGCCGCCGTGCCCGCGCAGACTCACCGCGTGCGCCGGGAACCCGCGCGACGCGGCACGGTCGAGCCAGTGCTCGGCGAACACCCAGGCGCCGTGCCCGAAGCCGGGTACGAACAACACCGGCGGCCGGCCCTCGTCGACCTCGGGAAGGGCGGCGAGCACCTCCCGGCGTACCGGTGGAACCGGCCGCGCCCACTCCGCGACCCGCATGATCCGGACCTTCACTGAGCTTGCCTTTCGTTCGCGACTGCGGGGCTCACTCGCTGCGCTCCCTCACTCCTCGCGCTCACCGGGCTTGCCTTTCGTTCGCGACTGCGGGGCTCACTCGCTGCGCTCCCTCACTCCTCGCGCTCACCGGGCTTGCCTCTCGTTCGCGACTGCGGGGCTCACTCGCTGCGCTCCCTCACTCCTCGCGCTCACCGGGCGGAAGGCTCCAGTTCGTCCAACGTGCGCTGCACCGCGCGCAGGTAGTCGGTGTGGCTGACCTCGAACCAGTGCCGGGTCGACTCCTTGAGCCGGGCCCGGTTCCAGCGCTGGTCGGCGCCGGCCACGACCCGGGTCCGGAACGCCGCCGCCCGCTGCGGCGCGGTCTCCCGCAGCCGCAGCACCCGGGCGATCGCGACCGTCTGCCAGTGCACCAGCGTGAACAGGCCGGAGTCCGGCTGGAGCAGCCCGGCCACGGCGAGCGTCGGATGGTGGCGTGGGAACGCGTTCAGGTAGAGCGACGGCCGGCCGGCCGCGTCGAGTTCGAGCACCTCGGGCGACAGGAACTCGAACCGCGGCAGGTAGCCGGTGGCGAAGACCACCAGGTCCGGCTCGATCTCCACCCCGCCATTCAGTTCCACGCTGTCGCGGTGGAAGCGCACCACGTCGCCGACGGGCGTGATGCGGCCGTGGCCGACGTGGTAGACGAGTTGACTGTTGGCGATCGGGTGGGTCTCGTAGACCCGGTGGTCGGGGGCCGGCAGCCCGAACCGGGTCAGGTCACCGACGGTCAGCCGCAGCGTGCGGTGGAAGAGCCACTGCCGGGCCCGCAACGGCAGGCGCAACGCCAGCACCGCGTCGTTGACCTGGTCGGCCGGGCGGCCGAAGACGTACTTCGGGGCGTACCAGTAGCCGCGGCGGGTGGAGTGCCAGCAGGTCGTGGCGCTCTGGGCGGCCTCGACGGCGAGGTCGCAGCCGGTGTTGCCGGCGCCGACGACCAGCACCCGCTTGCCGCGCAACTGCGCCGCGTCCTTGTACGCCGACGCGTGGATCACCGTGCCACGGAAGTCGTCGAGCCCTTCGTACGTCGGCAGCTTCGGCGCCCAGTTGTGGCCGTTCGCGACCACGACGGCCGCGTACCGCTGGGTGCGTTCCGCGCCGTGACCGCCGGTGCTGCGGGTCGTGACGTCCCACCGCCCGCCGTCGACGGGCACCGCCCGCACCACCTCGGTGCCGAACCAGATGTGCTGGCGCAGTCCGAAGTGGTCGGCGTAACGCTCCAGATAGGACAGCAGCTGGCTGTGGTGCGGGTAGTCCGGCCAGGAGTCCGGCATCGGGAAGTCCGGGTACTGGGTCAGCGGCCGGGACGAGATCAGGTGGGTGCTGGCGTAGACCGGGCTGCGGTCGTGCCGCCAGTTCCACGCGCCGCCGATCCCGGTCTCGCGCTCGTAGCAGTCGACGTCGAAGCCGTGCTCGCGGAGGTTCTTGACGGCGGCGAGGCCGCTGGCCCCGGCGCCGACGACGCAGACGGTGTCGCCGCGGTCGTAGATCGGGCGCTCCGCCGCCGGCGCGGACCCGTCCTGGGCGGGCGCGGTGGGCGGATCGGCGGGCTCGGGTTGTCTCATGACGACCACGAGCGGAGCGGGCGGGTGTCACGGTCTGTGGACGGGGGCGAGAGCGCCGACATGACCGCAGATGATTCCGGCTCGGCGCCCCCGTTGTCCACCCCGGTCCCGGCCCGCCGGACGACCGGCTCCGCGCCCCCGCCCGGCCCACCGGGTCCGACCGGGGCCGGACGCAGGTCAGCCCGCGGCAGCGGGCAGCACCGGGTCGACTTCAGCCCGCGGCAGCGGGCAGCACCAGGTCGACGAGTACCGGGAAGTGGTCGCTGGCGCGGCGGGCCTCCGGCGTGTCGACGACGTCGTACTTCGCGACCTCGATCCGGGGGTCGACGAAGAGCGCGTCGATGCGGTCGCGCGGGTTGGCGCACGAGTACGTGTACCGGTCGCCGAGGTCGGCCGCGACCGCCGCGTCGGTGCAGCCGTCGGCGATGGTGCGCCAGGCGGCCCCGCCGGAGTTCTCGTTGAGGTCGGCGCCGACCACCAGCGGCAGGCTCACCTCGGCCAGCGCCTTCTTGAACAGCGTCGCCTGCCCGGGCCGCTCGGTCGGGTCGGTCGACAGGTGCGAGCCGGCGACCACGAACCGGGCCGCCCCGATCGAACACTCGGCGAACACCGCGCCGCGCATGTGCCGGCCGGGGGTAAGCGGGTACTGGAGGCACCAGGTCTCCCGGACCCGTACCCGCAGGCTGGTCAGCAGCAGGTTGCCCAGCGACGGGAGCCCACCCTCGGCGACCACCATCCCGAACGACTCGGCGAGCGCGGCGCACTTCGGCCGCCACCGGAACCGGCGCGGCGCCTCCTGCACGATCACCACGTCGGGGGCGAGCCCGCGCACCACCGACGCCAGTGCGGCGCGGTCGTCCTTCTGGCTGTGGATGTTGTACGACAGCACGCGCAGCCGCGTGCCGCCGGTCTGGTCTGTCGAAGCTGGCTGCGTCACACCCGTACTCCTCGCTAGTCCCGCCGCCGGGCCGGGTCCGTGGCCCGGCGGCGGTTCGTTCTCAGATCCGGCGGGCCAGGTCGGCGGCCCCGACCACGCCCGCGCCGTTACCCGTTTCCGCCGGCCGCACCGGCGCCACCGGAAGTCTGCCACGCTGCGCCAAAGCGTCCATATAGGAACGATTGATCGGGCCGAGCAGCAGCTCACCGGCTTCGATGACTCCCCCGCCGACGACCAGCACCTGCGGATCGAGGATCTGCACAAGGTCGGCGAGGCTGATGCCCAGCCAGTGGCCGATCTGGGCGAAGGCGGCGCAGGAGACCGGATCACCGGCCCGCGCGGCGGCGGTCACCATCGGACCGGTGATCGACTTGACGTCGCCGCCGGCGAGGTCCAGCAACTCGGTCGCCCGGTCCGGCTCCTGGTGCGCCCCGGCGCGGGCGAAGCGGACCAGCGCGTTGCCGCTGCCGTACTGCTCGATGCAGCCGAGCCGGCCGCAGCCACACGGGTGTCCGCCGGGTACGGCGAGCATGTGCCCGAGTTCGCCGGCGATGCCGTGCGCGCCGCGCAGCAGCCGGCCGCCGATCACGATGCCACCGCCGACCCCGGTGCCGATCGTGAGCATCACCATCGAGTCGTCGGCGTCGCGGCCGGCGCCGAACCGGAACTCCGCCCACGCCGCCACGTTGGCGTCGTTCTCCACCGTGACCGGCAGCCCGACCGCGGCGCTCACGTAGTCGCGCAACGGCTCGTCGCGCCAGGCGATGTTGGGCGCGAAGAGCACCGTCGAACCGGTCGCGTCGATCCAGCCGGCCGCGCCGATCCCGACCGCCTTGACCGGGTACGCCGCCATCAACTCGACGACCACCTCGACGATCACGTCCCGGGTCTTGGCGACGTCGTCGGCGGGCGTGTCCCGGCGTACCCGCGCCAGCACCACACCGGCCTCGTCGACGACGCCACCGGCGACCTTGGTGCCACCGATGTCGACTCCGATGGTCAGCGTCACCGCTGCGGCTCCCCTCTGTTCTGCCCGGCAGCCGCCATCCGGGCACGGCGCGGCACCGGGATGGTGCTCGTGGATCGGTGCGGATCAGGCCTCGTCGCCCGGTTCCGCACCACGCTCGGCGGTCACGTCCCGCCCGCTGCCAGGGTCGTCCCGCCCGGCGGCCGGCTTCCGCGGGCCGGTGGCGGGAGTGTCCCGCGCGGTCGGCTCCGCCGCCGGTGAATCATCCCCGGCCCGGGCGGCGGCGCGCCAGACCTCGTCGTCCGGGGCCGACCGGCCGGACGGTTGATCATCACCGGCCCGGTCCGGGCCGGTGGGCGGCTCCGGACGGGCCGTGGCGAACGCCCGCAGCAGACTGGCCACCCCGGCGGCGAGGTCACCCGCGCCGGTGGCGAGCCGCTCGGCGAACTCCGGGCTCGGGTCACGCAGCGCGGCGATGCCCCGGCAGACCGGACAGACGCAGCACTCGGCGGCACCGGTGGCGAACCCGCCGGTGGCACCGTGCCCCGCGCCCTGCGTACCGGCGGTCCGCGCGTCCCCGGCGGCACCGGCGGGGGCGGGCTCCGCCGCGGGGTCGGCGGGTTTGCGCTGTTCCGGCGCGGGCTCGGCAGTTCGGGCCGGACCGGCCGCCGGATGGTCCAGCAGACCGGCGAGGACGTCGCCGAGTGGTTTCAGGGCGCCGCCGACGGTACGGCCGTCGGCGGCGAGGCGTGCCGCGGCCAGCGCCGTCGCGACCAGGCGCTCGGCCTCTTCCCGCGCCGATCCCGGCTCGGTCCCCCGCATCGTCGGCTCCTTACGGCGTCACTTGGCGCACACCACGTCAGCCGGCCGCGGCACTGGCCTCGACCCGCCGCTTGAGCTGCTTCAACGCGGTGTCCATGATTGCTTTCTCGGCCTTGCGCCGGAACATCCCGAGCATGCCGACCGACAACTCGACCTCGAGGGTGTAGGTCACGGTGGCCGTTCCGTCGCCGTTGTCGTCGATGTCGTACGAGCCGAGCTGGCTCTTCTGCATCTTCGACGGCGCGACGATGTGCCACTCGATGCGCGAGATGTCCTCGGCGTACTCGTAGGCGAGGGTGTACTCGTCGGCGAGCACGCCCGCGTCGATCACGAAGCGGACCTGGCTGGCGTAGCCGTCCTCGTACTCCTCGACGACCTCGACCTCCTTCATCGCCTCGCTCCACTCGGGGTAGCGCGCGAAGTCGCAGATCACCGCCGCCACCTGCGCGGGAGACGCGCCGATGACGATCGACTGGGTGGAGGAGTCCGCCATGGCTGGCAGGCTACCCGACCTTCGGGCCGGACCCCGGATCGCCATCCTGGTGGAACCCGACGAACCAGCAGGTTGGCGCCGGGACCGGGACACGACGGTTCGACGGGCGGACGAGCGGGTACGGCGCCCGCCGGGTAGGTTTCGGAGAGCCGGTTACCGTGTCGGCAGTACTCGGGTGCCTTCTCCCCGGCACCCGGAACGGCAGCAGTCCGGAACGGCAGGAATGGAGTGCAGGTGCGCGAGTTCTCGGTCCCGCCGGTCGCCACGGTCGACGACACGGCCAACCTGACCGATCCGGTCTGGGACAACGCCGACCTCGCACCGCAGGCGGTCCAGTTCGTCCGGCGTGCGGGCGAGGGCTGGAGCGACGTGACGTGCGCCCAGTTCCGCGACGAGGTCGCCGCGCTCGCCCGAGGGCTGGTCGCCGCCGGGATCGAGCCCGGGACGCGGGTCGGTCTGATGAGCCGGACCCGCTACGAGTGGACGCTGATCGACTACGCCATCTGGGCCGTCGGCGCGGTCACCGTTCCGGTCTACGAGACCTCCAGCGCCGATCAGCTCACCTGGATCCTGTCCGACTCCGGCGCCGTCGCCCTGTTCGTCGAGACCAACGCGCACGCGATGCTCCTGGAGGGCGTACGCGACAAGGTGCCGGCGGTGCGCGACGTGTGGCAGATCGAGGTCGGCGACCTCGACGCGCTGACCATCCGGGGCGAGCAGGTCGACCCGGCCCAGATCGACCAGCGCCGCCGGGACCTGAAGGCCGACGACGTCGCGACGATCATCTACACCAGCGGCACCACCGGCCGGCCGAAGGGCTGCGTACTGACCCACCGCAACATGTACAGCGACATCGCCAACGCGATCCCGGGGCTGCGCTCGCTGTTCCACGAGAACGCCAGCACGCTGCTCTTCCTGCCGCTGGCCCACTCGTTCGCCCGGCTGATCCAGATCGGCGTGGTGCAGGTGCGGGCCACGATGGGACACGCCGCCGACGTGAAGAACCTGGTTCCGGAGCTGCAGTCGCTGCGGCCGACCTTCGTGCTGTCGGTGCCGCGGGTCTTCGAGAAGGTCTACAACACCGCCAAGCAGCGGGCGCACGCCGACGGCAAGGGCAAGATCTTCGACAAGGCCGAGCAGGTGGCCATCGACTACAGCACCGCCCTGGACACCCCGTCCGGACCGGGTCTGGGCCTGCGGGTGCAGCACCGCCTGTTCGACCGGCTCGTCTACAGCAAGCTGCGGGCCGCGCTCGGCGGCCGCTGCGAGGCGGCGATCTCCGGCGCCGCGCCGCTGGGCGCCCGCCTGGCGCACTTCTTCCGCGGCATCGGGGTCAC is a window from the Polymorphospora rubra genome containing:
- a CDS encoding lysophospholipid acyltransferase family protein; this translates as MLYWLLKYVILGPWLRLIFRPVVEGREHVPEHGAAIIASNHLSFSDSIFMPLMVSRKVTFVAKAEYFTGKGLKGWLIKMFFVGTGTIPVDRSGGRAAQAALDTQLRVLRAGNLAGIYPEGTRSPDGRLYRGKTGVARLALESGAPVIPVVMLNADEIQPPGKLIPKIKRVRIRFGAPLDFSRYRDLIGDRFVERAITDEIMYELMELSGREYVDVYAQKMKAAPPAPPPSRPRRWPPDCEHGGVGSSVLS
- a CDS encoding AMP-dependent synthetase/ligase — its product is MREFSVPPVATVDDTANLTDPVWDNADLAPQAVQFVRRAGEGWSDVTCAQFRDEVAALARGLVAAGIEPGTRVGLMSRTRYEWTLIDYAIWAVGAVTVPVYETSSADQLTWILSDSGAVALFVETNAHAMLLEGVRDKVPAVRDVWQIEVGDLDALTIRGEQVDPAQIDQRRRDLKADDVATIIYTSGTTGRPKGCVLTHRNMYSDIANAIPGLRSLFHENASTLLFLPLAHSFARLIQIGVVQVRATMGHAADVKNLVPELQSLRPTFVLSVPRVFEKVYNTAKQRAHADGKGKIFDKAEQVAIDYSTALDTPSGPGLGLRVQHRLFDRLVYSKLRAALGGRCEAAISGAAPLGARLAHFFRGIGVTIYEGYGLTETSPAAAVNLQHAIRIGTVGRPLPGVTIRVADDGEILIRGDLVFQGYWNNPEATAEVLDDDGWFRSGDLGELDGDGYLKITGRKKEIIVTAAGKNVAPAVLEDRLRAHPLISQAMVVGDGKPFIAALVTIDPDAWPTWLTDNGHPDTATVADLRDDGKLRADVQAAVDDANLAVSRAEAIKVFRILPRDFTEATGELTPSLKVKRNVVQKTYGVEIADIYGS
- a CDS encoding flavin-containing monooxygenase: MRQPEPADPPTAPAQDGSAPAAERPIYDRGDTVCVVGAGASGLAAVKNLREHGFDVDCYERETGIGGAWNWRHDRSPVYASTHLISSRPLTQYPDFPMPDSWPDYPHHSQLLSYLERYADHFGLRQHIWFGTEVVRAVPVDGGRWDVTTRSTGGHGAERTQRYAAVVVANGHNWAPKLPTYEGLDDFRGTVIHASAYKDAAQLRGKRVLVVGAGNTGCDLAVEAAQSATTCWHSTRRGYWYAPKYVFGRPADQVNDAVLALRLPLRARQWLFHRTLRLTVGDLTRFGLPAPDHRVYETHPIANSQLVYHVGHGRITPVGDVVRFHRDSVELNGGVEIEPDLVVFATGYLPRFEFLSPEVLELDAAGRPSLYLNAFPRHHPTLAVAGLLQPDSGLFTLVHWQTVAIARVLRLRETAPQRAAAFRTRVVAGADQRWNRARLKESTRHWFEVSHTDYLRAVQRTLDELEPSAR
- a CDS encoding ROK family glucokinase, whose translation is MTLTIGVDIGGTKVAGGVVDEAGVVLARVRRDTPADDVAKTRDVIVEVVVELMAAYPVKAVGIGAAGWIDATGSTVLFAPNIAWRDEPLRDYVSAAVGLPVTVENDANVAAWAEFRFGAGRDADDSMVMLTIGTGVGGGIVIGGRLLRGAHGIAGELGHMLAVPGGHPCGCGRLGCIEQYGSGNALVRFARAGAHQEPDRATELLDLAGGDVKSITGPMVTAAARAGDPVSCAAFAQIGHWLGISLADLVQILDPQVLVVGGGVIEAGELLLGPINRSYMDALAQRGRLPVAPVRPAETGNGAGVVGAADLARRI
- a CDS encoding alpha/beta hydrolase, with the translated sequence MRVAEWARPVPPVRREVLAALPEVDEGRPPVLFVPGFGHGAWVFAEHWLDRAASRGFPAHAVSLRGHGGSGAAPKASLRAYTHDVVQVAASLPRRAVLVGHGVGALVVTHALARYPAHAGVLVAPVLGGWGTAGTALRRNPVGTLPAAFGGRLRLSRRQLFSRRLPDAAARAYAGRLGRAAARAQWQVLLGRPAEPAVGDPPVLVLGSPDDRVVPLPALNRAAAGYNAAPLLFPGMGHDLMLDAGWPEPIDAILDWLEKDTRA
- a CDS encoding endonuclease/exonuclease/phosphatase family protein, whose amino-acid sequence is MTQPASTDQTGGTRLRVLSYNIHSQKDDRAALASVVRGLAPDVVIVQEAPRRFRWRPKCAALAESFGMVVAEGGLPSLGNLLLTSLRVRVRETWCLQYPLTPGRHMRGAVFAECSIGAARFVVAGSHLSTDPTERPGQATLFKKALAEVSLPLVVGADLNENSGGAAWRTIADGCTDAAVAADLGDRYTYSCANPRDRIDALFVDPRIEVAKYDVVDTPEARRASDHFPVLVDLVLPAAAG
- a CDS encoding alpha,alpha-trehalose-phosphate synthase (UDP-forming); its protein translation is MRQSSLVVVANRLPVDDTVAPDGAFEWRRSPGGLVSALHPILHDKPATWVGWAGGTGDAPTLPDVDGVRLHTVPLSADDVREHYEGFANATLWPLYHDAVEQPVYHRRWWEAYQRVNRRFAEAAARAAEPDAVVWVQDYHLQLVPGMLRALRPDLRIGFFLHVPFPPPELFMQLPRRAELLLGILGADLVGFQRSQAAHNFAQLANRVLKLPATDRRIAVDNRVVRIGAFPVSIDTAEMEALARRPEVGQRAQRLRRDLGDPQKVILSVDRMDYTKGIEQRLKAYSELIADGHIKVRDTVMVQVAVPSRERVEQYQILRDRVEREVGRINGEFGRVGEPAVHYLNQPFDRVELAALYQVADIMAVTPLRDGMNLVAKEYVAARVDDAGALVLSEFAGAAAEFQQAYLVNPHDLDGLKLTLMHALEASPEDVSSRMRAMREHLRTHDIQAWATSYLNALVPGRSPAA
- a CDS encoding DUF308 domain-containing protein: MSAGGARRGRRDNGFDAAEYAVAGDVDPRVGEHLLDVLAAGGIAAYLQPSADLNPVTRTTTVPARPVDRLYVDRAHLETARGYLADLAEEEQPAGTGASAAGDGPPPGISPIGPAPTGPGAGGPSGEASGGRADPDVDAEWARIVAGFHTEVDDTARSWPAAEDVDPDRPPTGRPWLVKGLNGSPVGTGPADTDEPPEAPKRPGGGVRRLPSAADFSGVSVGGRDNDPSLLDGLDTFGADLPEDDEGYEPPPPPPLPRVSKYAVVAVLAMLGGFALFLFPSLLPIDRTVVTMIGFLGILGGFVTLIARLRSGDDEEEDRDDGAIV
- a CDS encoding SRPBCC family protein; protein product: MADSSTQSIVIGASPAQVAAVICDFARYPEWSEAMKEVEVVEEYEDGYASQVRFVIDAGVLADEYTLAYEYAEDISRIEWHIVAPSKMQKSQLGSYDIDDNGDGTATVTYTLEVELSVGMLGMFRRKAEKAIMDTALKQLKRRVEASAAAG